From the Natrarchaeobaculum aegyptiacum genome, one window contains:
- a CDS encoding macro domain-containing protein has product MEFDVIQGDIAAQSADALVNAAGTSLRMGSGVAGALRRRAGEELNEEAMETGPVDLGDVAVTDAYELDAEYVIHAAAMPHYGDGQATEESIRDATRNTLETADDLECESIVLPALGCGVAGFDLADGAAIIGEEIDHYEPETLEEVRLIAYSDEEYDTVRAAVGKAERSEMIDESDADR; this is encoded by the coding sequence ATGGAGTTCGACGTCATTCAGGGCGACATCGCAGCACAGTCCGCGGATGCGCTGGTCAACGCCGCCGGGACCAGCCTCCGAATGGGATCGGGCGTCGCTGGCGCGCTCCGTCGACGAGCGGGCGAGGAGCTCAACGAGGAAGCCATGGAGACGGGACCAGTCGACCTCGGCGACGTCGCGGTTACCGACGCCTACGAGCTGGACGCCGAGTACGTGATCCACGCCGCCGCGATGCCCCACTACGGAGACGGACAGGCGACCGAGGAGAGCATTCGCGACGCGACCCGGAACACACTCGAGACGGCCGACGACCTCGAGTGCGAATCGATCGTTCTCCCGGCACTCGGCTGCGGTGTGGCTGGCTTCGACCTCGCCGACGGAGCTGCGATCATCGGTGAGGAGATCGACCACTACGAGCCCGAAACCCTCGAGGAGGTGCGGTTGATCGCGTACAGCGACGAGGAGTACGACACCGTTCGGGCTGCCGTCGGGAAGGCAGAGCGATCCGAGATGATCGACGAGAGCGACGCGGATCGGTGA